A genomic region of Streptosporangium lutulentum contains the following coding sequences:
- the folP gene encoding dihydropteroate synthase, with protein sequence MTTWSVPGMPDVGRCLVMGVVNVTPDSFSDGGQWFDPATAVRHGLKLVEQGADIIDVGGESTRPGAARVSLEEELARVEPVIRELSREGVTVSVDTMRAEVAQAAVEAGAKLVNDVSGGLADPAMPRIVAASGVPYVVMHWRGHSHAMDRRAIYGDVVAEVREELAKRVASVLAEGVAESQIVLDPGLGFSKNAEHNWALIAGIDQLGELGYPLIIGASRKRFLGRLLADTDGVPRPFSHSDDATLAVTTLAAQAGAWCVRVHDVRPNADAVRVVAAVQGARS encoded by the coding sequence ATGACTACGTGGAGTGTGCCGGGGATGCCCGATGTGGGCCGGTGCCTTGTGATGGGCGTGGTCAACGTCACCCCCGACTCCTTCTCCGACGGCGGTCAGTGGTTCGACCCCGCGACAGCCGTACGGCATGGCCTGAAGCTGGTCGAGCAGGGTGCCGACATCATCGACGTGGGCGGGGAGTCCACCAGGCCCGGGGCCGCGCGCGTGTCGCTGGAGGAGGAGCTGGCCAGGGTCGAGCCGGTCATCCGGGAGCTGAGCCGTGAGGGCGTCACGGTCAGCGTCGACACGATGCGGGCCGAGGTCGCCCAGGCGGCCGTGGAGGCCGGGGCGAAACTGGTCAACGACGTCAGCGGCGGGCTGGCCGACCCGGCGATGCCGAGGATCGTGGCCGCGTCCGGGGTGCCGTACGTGGTGATGCACTGGCGCGGGCACAGTCATGCCATGGACCGCCGGGCGATATACGGCGACGTCGTGGCCGAGGTGCGTGAGGAGCTCGCCAAGCGGGTGGCCTCCGTGCTGGCGGAGGGGGTCGCGGAGAGTCAGATCGTGCTCGACCCGGGGCTGGGCTTCTCCAAGAACGCCGAACACAACTGGGCTCTGATCGCGGGCATCGACCAGCTCGGCGAGCTGGGTTACCCGCTGATCATCGGAGCCTCGCGGAAACGTTTCCTGGGGCGGCTGCTCGCCGACACGGACGGTGTCCCGAGGCCTTTCAGCCACAGCGACGACGCCACCCTCGCCGTGACCACCCTCGCCGCGCAGGCGGGGGCATGGTGCGTGCGGGTTCATGACGTACGCCCGAACGCGGACGCCGTCCGTGTGGTGGCCGCAGTTCAGGGAGCGAGATCATGA
- a CDS encoding nuclear transport factor 2 family protein produces the protein MSVDTTAVETVNQAFYTAIENADLDRMTEIWAEDIDSVQVGCVHPGWPIVNGRQEVLRSWALIMANTPYIQFVLTDVRVMVLGDVAILTCEENILTAGDEGDSSFAAGKVVASNTFIRASAGWRLWLHHGSPVLQGDDEEEEESA, from the coding sequence ATGAGCGTCGACACCACCGCCGTCGAGACGGTCAATCAGGCGTTCTACACCGCCATAGAGAACGCCGACCTCGACCGCATGACAGAGATCTGGGCCGAGGACATCGACTCCGTGCAGGTGGGCTGCGTGCACCCCGGGTGGCCGATCGTGAACGGCCGGCAGGAGGTGCTGCGCTCATGGGCACTGATCATGGCCAACACGCCCTACATCCAGTTCGTGCTGACCGACGTCCGCGTCATGGTCCTGGGCGACGTCGCGATCCTCACCTGTGAGGAGAACATCCTCACCGCCGGCGACGAAGGTGATTCCAGCTTCGCGGCGGGCAAGGTGGTGGCGAGCAACACCTTCATCAGGGCGTCGGCAGGATGGCGACTCTGGCTGCACCACGGCTCCCCCGTGCTGCAGGGCGACGACGAAGAGGAAGAGGAGTCCGCGTGA